In Nitrososphaerales archaeon, one genomic interval encodes:
- a CDS encoding DNA methyltransferase, protein MSDLDFDINGYPMNCKKFACKLINLSDKHANMESLTSIGKYIKERYPWMRVSLENPDVTVLYIVTNSGSLVGIVDYNSHRLKQSARSRPYFHPVALEPRLSRVMINLTMCKENDLLLDPFCGTGSILLDAAAMNIRTIGCDISEKMCYGALANAGMNSAIVNCDALSLPLQLKFVDGIATDLPYGRAASTMKRSAKKLLEDFVSLVSEMKGKRCCVMCRKGDEQLFDNIVEQYDIYEHRNLTRNLMVLCS, encoded by the coding sequence TTGTCGGATCTTGATTTTGATATTAATGGATATCCCATGAACTGCAAAAAATTTGCATGTAAGCTGATCAATCTATCAGACAAGCATGCGAACATGGAATCACTTACCAGCATTGGAAAGTACATCAAAGAAAGGTACCCATGGATGCGTGTATCTCTTGAAAATCCTGATGTCACTGTTCTATACATAGTTACAAACAGTGGTTCGTTGGTAGGTATTGTGGATTACAATAGCCATCGTTTGAAGCAGAGTGCAAGAAGCAGACCTTACTTCCATCCAGTAGCCTTGGAACCCCGATTGAGTAGGGTAATGATCAATTTGACGATGTGTAAGGAAAATGATCTATTGCTTGATCCTTTCTGTGGTACGGGCAGTATACTGCTTGATGCAGCAGCTATGAATATACGCACTATAGGATGTGATATTTCTGAAAAGATGTGCTATGGTGCACTTGCCAATGCAGGCATGAACAGCGCAATAGTGAATTGTGATGCACTATCATTACCTTTGCAGTTGAAATTTGTCGATGGTATAGCAACCGATCTTCCATATGGCAGGGCCGCATCAACGATGAAAAGATCTGCAAAGAAGTTGCTTGAGGACTTTGTGTCTCTAGTATCTGAAATGAAGGGAAAGAGATGCTGTGTTATGTGCAGGAAGGGTGATGAGCAGCTGTTTGATAATATTGTGGAGCAGTATGACATATACGAGCACAGGAATTTAACAAGGAATCTGATGGTACTATGCAGCTGA
- the rnz gene encoding ribonuclease Z: MQLKVFLLGTASAMPTYERGLSSVALVRGNEVLLFDAGEGMQRNFIKAGIGTNRKMKVFITHMHSDHCVGLLGLLQTMTLQNRDMPIQLYGPEQIGDFINSNMKLLNFGLTFPLTVRAVSEGIISQEKDYVVRAKLARHSVRTYSYCLEERERPGTFYPDKARALGIPQGRLWHRLQHGEDIEFNGIIVRSSDVTGSKRKGRKIGISGDTRPDDGLVDFFRDCDLLIFDSTYGDEHKDKAAENMHSTAREAAILARKANVKQLVLTHFSARYDDTGVLVREALEVHPNVVAGSDLMSIDVPYPD, from the coding sequence ATGCAGCTGAAGGTTTTCCTGTTGGGAACAGCATCTGCCATGCCTACGTATGAGAGGGGCTTGAGCTCTGTAGCTCTGGTAAGGGGGAATGAGGTGCTATTATTTGATGCTGGAGAGGGGATGCAGCGCAACTTCATCAAGGCAGGCATAGGCACCAACAGGAAGATGAAGGTCTTCATAACGCATATGCACAGCGATCATTGTGTTGGTTTGCTTGGACTATTGCAAACAATGACATTGCAGAATAGAGACATGCCCATACAGCTTTATGGACCAGAGCAGATAGGTGATTTCATCAACAGCAATATGAAACTGCTCAACTTCGGTCTTACATTTCCATTAACTGTTCGTGCGGTAAGCGAAGGTATCATATCTCAAGAGAAAGATTATGTTGTAAGGGCAAAACTTGCAAGGCATTCTGTAAGGACATACAGTTACTGCCTTGAGGAACGTGAAAGACCCGGAACATTTTATCCTGACAAGGCTAGAGCTTTGGGCATACCCCAAGGACGGCTGTGGCACAGGTTGCAGCATGGTGAAGATATAGAATTCAACGGAATTATAGTAAGGTCAAGCGATGTTACGGGAAGTAAGAGAAAGGGAAGAAAGATAGGGATCTCTGGTGATACAAGACCTGATGACGGTCTGGTAGATTTCTTTCGCGACTGTGATCTTCTTATATTTGATTCAACATATGGTGATGAGCATAAGGACAAGGCCGCAGAAAACATGCATTCAACAGCGAGGGAAGCTGCGATACTTGCTAGGAAGGCAAATGTGAAACAGCTTGTACTTACACACTTTAGCGCAAGATACGATGATACAGGTGTGCTGGTTAGGGAAGCCTTAGAAGTTCATCCTAATGTTGTTGCTGGAAGTGACCTGATGAGCATCGATGTTCCATACCCTGATTGA
- a CDS encoding sugar phosphate isomerase/epimerase family protein, whose protein sequence is MYITLFENTVENFIDDLKMNIKDISVAEVVDFKTTALDNDLTIDSLKKVREVKFTVHCPFDPSSNISNPRGEQRKMALTRLKLSIDHAVDIGAVGFVQHPGSKLFAYDTRSEELNREALLELIDYSKARGLKLGIENMPPNVGYLSTPAEFDEFIKNNNVNVYIVFDTGHANMAGNIDEFVQKYASKFMQIHVTDNDGKSDGHLNVGEGTIDWKKLVNGCKKLGFIGPYVVESATDPFRSVDRLKHLIS, encoded by the coding sequence ATGTATATAACACTTTTCGAAAACACTGTTGAGAATTTTATCGACGATTTGAAGATGAACATAAAGGATATATCAGTTGCAGAGGTGGTCGATTTCAAGACAACCGCCCTTGATAATGATCTTACGATAGATTCGTTGAAAAAAGTAAGAGAAGTAAAGTTCACGGTTCACTGCCCCTTCGATCCATCCTCAAATATTTCTAATCCACGAGGTGAGCAAAGGAAGATGGCATTAACCAGGCTGAAACTCTCGATCGATCATGCAGTCGATATAGGAGCTGTTGGCTTTGTACAGCATCCGGGTTCAAAGTTGTTTGCATATGACACGCGTTCGGAAGAGCTCAACAGGGAAGCTTTGCTTGAATTGATAGACTACAGCAAGGCTAGGGGATTAAAGCTTGGCATAGAAAACATGCCACCAAACGTCGGTTATCTATCAACGCCAGCAGAGTTTGATGAGTTTATAAAAAACAACAATGTGAACGTTTACATAGTTTTTGATACGGGACATGCTAATATGGCTGGGAATATTGATGAATTTGTGCAGAAATACGCTTCTAAGTTCATGCAGATACATGTTACGGATAACGATGGCAAGAGCGATGGACATCTGAATGTTGGTGAAGGCACGATTGATTGGAAGAAATTAGTAAATGGATGCAAGAAACTTGGATTTATTGGTCCATATGTGGTTGAATCAGCAACAGATCCCTTCAGGTCGGTTGATAGATTGAAGCACCTGATCAGCTGA
- a CDS encoding RNA-binding domain-containing protein — protein MRRAPDVSLDIRAECHVYPSEDVEKVIRAVKNVLTNCTPEFTDNKVVTESRNIESLSKIYEQARSRAVLGVLSRVLEDNRIANSTWFYLNKQAAYAGIVSICEEESESPLGPIKITITTNQLQSIINWLVS, from the coding sequence TTGAGAAGGGCTCCAGACGTTTCACTTGACATTAGGGCTGAATGCCATGTTTATCCTTCGGAAGATGTAGAGAAGGTGATACGAGCTGTCAAGAACGTTTTAACCAACTGCACACCTGAGTTTACAGATAACAAAGTGGTTACAGAATCGAGAAATATAGAGTCCTTGAGCAAGATCTATGAGCAGGCAAGGTCACGTGCAGTGCTTGGCGTATTGAGTAGGGTGCTTGAAGATAACAGAATTGCAAATTCAACATGGTTCTACCTTAACAAGCAAGCTGCGTATGCTGGAATAGTATCGATATGTGAGGAAGAATCTGAATCCCCACTAGGCCCCATAAAGATTACAATAACAACCAACCAGTTGCAATCCATAATTAATTGGCTTGTGTCCTAA
- a CDS encoding AAA family ATPase: protein MPLPLIVCITGMPGAGKTTVAQALKENGFKVITMGDVVREEAARQGLEQDDVNLGKLMLKLRKIHGPGAIAYLVVQRIMKDSSMFVAVDGLRSVHEVDVLRKHGIVKILGIHAPKETRFRFLTGRKRKDAPKTEDEFLHRDKRELDVGIGEAISYADSIITNDGTIKELQQKALEVVSKWRKEVEKGSRRFT, encoded by the coding sequence GTGCCCTTACCACTAATTGTTTGTATAACCGGTATGCCAGGCGCTGGAAAAACAACGGTAGCGCAGGCATTAAAGGAAAACGGTTTCAAAGTAATTACCATGGGCGATGTTGTGAGGGAAGAGGCTGCAAGACAGGGTCTGGAGCAGGATGACGTTAACTTGGGAAAACTTATGCTCAAGTTAAGAAAGATACATGGTCCGGGGGCTATTGCATATCTAGTTGTGCAAAGGATTATGAAGGATTCTAGCATGTTTGTTGCGGTTGACGGCCTTAGGAGCGTGCATGAGGTAGATGTTCTGAGGAAGCATGGTATCGTAAAGATCCTAGGAATACATGCGCCTAAAGAAACACGTTTCAGATTCCTAACTGGAAGAAAGAGAAAGGACGCTCCAAAGACAGAGGACGAATTCCTGCACAGGGATAAAAGGGAGCTTGATGTAGGTATAGGCGAAGCGATCTCCTATGCTGATAGCATAATAACTAATGATGGAACAATAAAGGAGCTGCAGCAAAAGGCATTAGAGGTAGTCAGCAAGTGGAGGAAAGAAGTTGAGAAGGGCTCCAGACGTTTCACTTGA
- a CDS encoding secondary thiamine-phosphate synthase enzyme YjbQ produces the protein MRSLTEYLTFNTPTRRAFINITHRVEEMVRKSGIKEGLCLVNAMHITASVFINDDEKRLHEDYDRWLEELASHEPIDQYKHNRTGEDNADAHLKRQVMGREVVVAVTNGKLDFGPWEQIFFGEFDGRRSKRVLVKVIGE, from the coding sequence ATGAGATCGTTAACTGAATATCTTACATTCAACACACCGACAAGGAGAGCTTTCATTAACATAACACATAGGGTCGAAGAAATGGTGAGGAAAAGTGGCATAAAGGAAGGGTTATGCTTGGTAAATGCCATGCATATAACGGCAAGTGTCTTCATCAATGATGATGAAAAGCGATTGCATGAAGACTATGATAGATGGTTGGAAGAACTAGCGTCACATGAACCCATTGACCAATATAAACACAATAGAACGGGAGAGGATAATGCTGATGCCCATTTGAAAAGACAGGTAATGGGCAGAGAAGTGGTAGTTGCGGTAACAAATGGAAAGCTGGACTTTGGTCCGTGGGAGCAGATCTTCTTTGGCGAATTTGATGGAAGGCGCAGCAAGAGGGTGCTTGTTAAAGTTATAGGCGAATAA
- the thpR gene encoding RNA 2',3'-cyclic phosphodiesterase: MRTFVAVEVSSKEAVQSMLEFQKTLLRTGLKAKPVNANQLHFTLMFLGEINEAMLQSIKSKLADMKFEPIDVSYSGVGVFPNSKFVRVIWIGVDDDSAPKLIKLAKEVESRLNALGFYSDKPFTPHVTLFRVNGKIRDINSIRVFKDKKFGTDTLKIVKVKKSELTSTGPIYSDLFMVGST; the protein is encoded by the coding sequence ATGCGCACGTTTGTAGCAGTAGAAGTTAGTAGCAAGGAAGCCGTGCAGAGTATGCTTGAGTTTCAGAAAACATTGTTACGGACTGGGTTGAAGGCCAAGCCGGTAAATGCAAACCAGTTGCATTTTACGCTAATGTTTCTTGGCGAAATCAATGAGGCTATGCTACAATCAATAAAAAGCAAATTAGCTGACATGAAATTTGAACCCATAGATGTATCATACAGTGGTGTTGGTGTATTCCCTAACAGCAAGTTCGTTCGTGTGATATGGATAGGTGTAGATGACGATTCTGCACCAAAGTTGATAAAGTTGGCAAAGGAAGTCGAGTCAAGATTGAATGCGTTAGGATTCTATAGCGACAAACCCTTCACGCCGCATGTAACTTTGTTTAGAGTGAATGGAAAGATACGCGATATTAATTCGATAAGGGTTTTCAAGGACAAGAAATTTGGGACAGATACATTAAAAATAGTAAAGGTGAAGAAGAGCGAACTAACTTCAACTGGACCAATTTACAGCGACCTGTTCATGGTGGGGAGTACTTGA
- the cca gene encoding CCA tRNA nucleotidyltransferase has protein sequence MYDVFQQAHKLVEPTKNEIDFVDRVARKAFALVKEHSTKFKGVVDVLFGGSYAKGTWLKGDVDIDIFVKVSQDLREQEFERIGKDLGKLALKKYKPYLRYSEHPYVEAFVDDIRVNVVPCYDVEKGKWKSAADRSPYHTQLVKQSFDDEKRREVRLLKKFMKTMGIYGAEIATNGFSGYVCEVLILKYGTCMKVLEASAEFKERQVISLESVEDNIIKLFDSSLIIIDPVDSRRNLGTAISDENVGKLILTSRRFIMKPSIKFFRGVPSRKELKFTDNIILVEFNYKDRSPDIIWGQLKSSAKTVAKQLSINGFNVIRYVTSTNEEGNAAFAFMIDSMQLPGKIVRQGPKVFDRKDSDKFIAKNLKKSQIIWIGDEARMYALLDNKFTDAVTFLKFLFSKNINSSGIAPGLIDDIRRGYRIYSGKKVKWVRENFVKEAIGELVTTDQFAFG, from the coding sequence ATGTATGACGTTTTCCAGCAGGCACACAAGCTGGTGGAACCAACAAAAAATGAGATTGATTTTGTGGATAGAGTAGCTAGGAAAGCATTTGCGCTTGTGAAGGAACATTCAACAAAGTTCAAGGGGGTGGTTGACGTTCTCTTTGGCGGTTCATATGCAAAAGGTACATGGCTCAAAGGCGATGTTGATATAGACATTTTCGTTAAGGTGAGTCAAGATCTTAGGGAGCAGGAGTTTGAAAGAATTGGAAAGGATCTGGGAAAGCTTGCACTTAAGAAGTACAAACCATATTTGCGTTATTCCGAGCACCCATATGTCGAGGCCTTCGTGGATGATATCAGGGTAAACGTGGTTCCGTGCTACGATGTGGAGAAAGGCAAATGGAAAAGTGCTGCAGACAGATCGCCATACCATACTCAACTGGTGAAGCAATCCTTTGACGATGAGAAGAGGCGTGAAGTACGTCTGCTTAAGAAGTTCATGAAAACAATGGGAATATACGGTGCTGAAATAGCTACAAATGGTTTTAGTGGTTATGTGTGTGAAGTTTTGATCCTGAAGTATGGAACATGTATGAAGGTCTTGGAAGCATCTGCAGAATTCAAAGAGAGGCAGGTTATAAGTTTGGAAAGTGTTGAAGATAATATCATCAAGCTCTTTGACAGTTCATTGATAATAATCGATCCTGTGGACAGTAGGAGAAATCTTGGCACGGCTATATCTGATGAAAACGTTGGAAAACTAATACTCACATCAAGGAGGTTCATTATGAAACCGAGTATAAAATTTTTCAGGGGTGTGCCTAGCAGGAAAGAATTAAAGTTTACAGACAACATCATTTTAGTTGAATTCAATTACAAAGATAGAAGTCCAGACATCATATGGGGGCAGCTGAAGAGTAGTGCAAAAACAGTTGCAAAACAACTGTCAATCAACGGCTTTAATGTGATACGATACGTAACATCTACCAATGAGGAAGGTAATGCAGCATTTGCTTTCATGATTGATTCCATGCAATTGCCAGGGAAGATTGTAAGGCAAGGACCTAAAGTTTTCGATAGGAAAGACAGCGATAAGTTCATTGCCAAGAATCTTAAGAAGAGTCAGATAATCTGGATCGGGGATGAAGCAAGGATGTACGCATTGCTGGACAACAAATTTACTGATGCAGTAACATTTCTCAAGTTTCTATTCTCTAAGAATATTAATAGTAGTGGTATTGCTCCTGGCTTGATTGATGATATAAGAAGAGGATACCGAATTTATAGCGGTAAGAAGGTGAAATGGGTGCGAGAAAACTTTGTGAAGGAGGCAATAGGTGAACTTGTTACGACAGATCAATTTGCGTTCGGTTGA
- a CDS encoding RIO1 family regulatory kinase/ATPase: MRSVETDSLVGAPFSAVLGYPRCSMDELTSRVNELKVNGVHAIIFEGTSMIGKLNVVGKGCVSVVVKATTNGTVIALKIRRTDAGRQTMEREARFLELANKVDVGPKLIRGSKNFLLMEFIDGTSLFRYLEKENGMDSIRKAASEILDQCYRLDEMGLDHGELSDMREHIIIADNGKITIIDFESASTNRRVSNVTASTQYLFIGGAFAKNNRKLLKIRSIDPIIESLREYKKNVSKENFERLKQTLSL, encoded by the coding sequence TTGCGTTCGGTTGAGACAGATTCTTTGGTAGGCGCACCGTTCAGTGCAGTCCTAGGCTATCCTAGATGCTCAATGGATGAATTGACAAGCAGGGTAAATGAATTGAAGGTAAATGGAGTGCATGCCATTATTTTTGAAGGTACGAGCATGATAGGAAAATTGAACGTAGTGGGCAAGGGATGTGTAAGTGTTGTTGTAAAAGCAACTACAAATGGCACTGTTATCGCACTTAAGATAAGGAGAACCGATGCTGGCCGTCAAACTATGGAAAGAGAGGCACGTTTTCTGGAACTTGCCAATAAGGTTGATGTCGGTCCTAAGTTGATCAGGGGCAGCAAGAACTTTTTGCTGATGGAGTTCATAGATGGTACAAGCCTTTTCAGATATCTGGAAAAGGAAAATGGAATGGATAGTATTCGTAAGGCAGCATCAGAAATCTTGGATCAGTGCTACAGGCTTGACGAAATGGGTTTGGATCATGGGGAACTGAGTGATATGAGGGAACATATAATTATAGCAGATAATGGCAAGATTACAATAATTGATTTTGAAAGTGCTAGCACTAATAGAAGAGTTTCTAACGTTACCGCTTCAACGCAATACCTCTTCATCGGCGGTGCCTTTGCAAAGAATAACAGGAAATTGCTGAAGATTCGTTCCATTGATCCCATCATAGAATCATTGAGAGAGTATAAGAAAAATGTTAGTAAGGAGAACTTTGAACGCTTGAAACAAACGCTTAGCCTATGA
- a CDS encoding PAC2 family protein — MHIEVRELKTVSLRGGTVIDGFPTVGLANAIACECIIESLQLEPVAIIDSDMFPSMATIYRSKPYFPARIHANEELNLAVFISELTLKEPLLKGIGKLVIQWAKEHECSLVLSVAGMPVDEGEHVDGMDILGAGSSERALQKIREKKIAILEHGAVSGIPGILLSEGRLENIDVIVFLIKVLKDVPDFRAAALVSQILSEFAPSCKCDTASLVLEAEKVERRLKKIQTESKSYTDIMYG; from the coding sequence GTGCATATTGAGGTTCGTGAATTAAAGACCGTCAGTTTGAGGGGTGGAACTGTTATAGACGGCTTCCCAACGGTCGGACTTGCTAACGCGATCGCCTGTGAATGCATAATCGAATCCTTGCAGTTAGAACCAGTTGCGATCATCGATTCCGACATGTTTCCTTCAATGGCAACCATATACAGATCAAAACCTTACTTTCCTGCTAGGATACACGCGAATGAAGAATTGAATTTAGCTGTCTTCATCTCTGAACTAACCTTGAAGGAACCATTGCTTAAAGGTATAGGCAAACTGGTCATTCAGTGGGCTAAAGAGCACGAATGCTCCCTTGTGTTGAGTGTAGCAGGCATGCCAGTTGATGAAGGTGAACATGTAGATGGCATGGATATACTGGGTGCTGGTAGCAGTGAAAGAGCGCTGCAAAAGATTAGGGAAAAGAAGATTGCTATACTGGAACATGGAGCGGTGTCCGGCATACCTGGCATATTGCTTAGCGAAGGAAGGCTTGAAAATATAGACGTGATTGTGTTCTTGATTAAGGTGCTGAAGGATGTTCCAGATTTTCGGGCTGCAGCCTTGGTATCTCAAATATTGTCAGAGTTTGCACCTTCCTGCAAGTGTGATACTGCCAGTCTTGTACTGGAGGCTGAAAAGGTGGAGAGGAGGTTAAAGAAGATACAGACTGAAAGCAAATCGTACACAGATATAATGTATGGATAA